In one window of Candidatus Polarisedimenticolia bacterium DNA:
- the tsaD gene encoding tRNA (adenosine(37)-N6)-threonylcarbamoyltransferase complex transferase subunit TsaD — MTIAENPVILGIESSCDETAAAVLRGRTILSNVIASQTDIHRAYGGVVPELASRHHLERIDAVVDLALKRAGVRLADLDAVAVTYGPGLVGSLLVGLQAAKAIAYVRAIPLLAVNHLEGHLRSVFLEHPDLPFPAVSLIASGGHTSLYLSRDEDRTERLARTRDDASGEAFDKVARLVGLGYPGGPAVDRLAKTGDRKAVRFSPPKMSDGSLDFSFSGFKTAVLRHARERGLDRPFPAGEPDQETRDLLASFQSAVVEFMVKRVLTVARREAARSICLSGGVACNSLLRARLAEEAGKAGLRSFAVSPALAGDNAVMIAEVGRRRLVRGEIADLSQNADPGLDY, encoded by the coding sequence ATGACGATCGCCGAGAATCCAGTCATCCTGGGGATTGAATCGTCCTGCGACGAGACGGCGGCGGCCGTCCTGCGTGGACGGACCATCCTGTCGAACGTCATCGCCTCGCAGACCGACATCCACCGCGCGTACGGCGGGGTCGTCCCGGAGCTGGCGTCGCGCCATCACCTCGAGCGCATCGACGCCGTCGTCGACCTGGCCCTCAAGAGGGCCGGCGTCCGGCTCGCCGATCTCGATGCCGTGGCGGTCACGTACGGACCGGGGCTGGTCGGATCGCTCCTGGTCGGCCTCCAGGCGGCCAAGGCGATCGCCTACGTCCGGGCCATCCCGCTCCTGGCCGTCAACCACCTCGAGGGACACCTGCGCTCGGTTTTCCTCGAGCACCCCGACCTGCCGTTCCCGGCGGTCAGCCTGATCGCCTCCGGGGGGCACACCTCGCTGTACCTGTCGCGGGACGAGGACCGCACCGAGCGCCTGGCGCGGACCCGCGACGACGCCTCCGGGGAGGCGTTCGACAAGGTGGCCAGGCTCGTCGGCCTGGGCTACCCCGGCGGCCCGGCGGTCGATCGCCTGGCGAAGACCGGCGACCGCAAGGCCGTTCGCTTCTCGCCGCCGAAGATGTCGGACGGCAGCCTCGATTTCTCGTTCAGCGGCTTCAAGACGGCCGTGCTGCGGCACGCCAGGGAGCGCGGGCTCGACCGCCCCTTCCCCGCGGGCGAGCCGGACCAGGAGACGCGCGACCTTCTGGCGTCGTTCCAGTCGGCCGTGGTGGAGTTCATGGTGAAGCGCGTCCTGACGGTGGCCCGCCGCGAGGCGGCGCGCTCGATCTGCCTGTCGGGGGGGGTGGCCTGCAACTCGCTTCTCCGCGCGCGGCTCGCCGAGGAGGCCGGCAAGGCAGGCCTTCGCAGCTTCGCCGTCAGCCCCGCGCTGGCGGGCGACAACGCCGTGATGATCGCCGAGGTCGGCCGCCGCAGGC
- the mtnA gene encoding S-methyl-5-thioribose-1-phosphate isomerase → MFRTIEWTDEGVVMLDQRRLPEQETYLTLRSPEEVADAIRDMAIRGAPAIGVAAAMGIALGFRREAAGPGDERRGRFESLARLMAATRPTAVNLSWAIERMRLCFEAHKSDPFPRLQAALKDEAVAIQTQDVEANKAMGRHGSALLPVSCRVLTHCNAGALATAGYGTALGVVRAAAEEGKRVAVYACETRPFLQGARLTAWELQRDGIPVTVLTDGMAGHLFQKREIDLCVVGADRIARNGDTANKIGTYQVAVLAQAHGVPFYVAAPISTLDPSASTGADIPIEERGPLEVTSIGGRRIVPEGVPVIHPAFDVTPHRLIAAIITERGVARPPYTRSLAALRGTPSASRRPRKPVREARPARG, encoded by the coding sequence ATGTTCAGGACGATCGAGTGGACGGACGAGGGCGTGGTGATGCTCGATCAGCGTCGCCTCCCGGAGCAGGAAACGTATCTCACCCTGCGCTCGCCGGAGGAGGTGGCGGACGCGATCCGCGACATGGCGATCCGCGGCGCGCCGGCGATCGGCGTGGCCGCGGCCATGGGGATCGCGCTCGGGTTCCGGCGCGAGGCCGCAGGCCCGGGAGACGAGCGCCGCGGCCGCTTCGAGTCGCTGGCCCGCCTCATGGCGGCGACCCGCCCGACGGCGGTGAACCTGTCGTGGGCGATCGAGCGGATGCGCCTCTGCTTCGAGGCGCACAAGAGCGACCCGTTTCCCCGTCTCCAGGCCGCCCTGAAGGACGAGGCCGTGGCCATTCAAACGCAGGACGTCGAGGCGAACAAGGCCATGGGGCGGCACGGCTCGGCCCTGCTGCCCGTGTCCTGCCGCGTCCTGACGCACTGCAACGCGGGGGCGCTGGCCACGGCCGGATACGGCACCGCGCTCGGCGTGGTGCGGGCGGCCGCCGAGGAGGGGAAGCGGGTGGCGGTCTACGCCTGCGAGACGCGCCCTTTCCTGCAGGGGGCCCGCCTGACCGCATGGGAGCTGCAGCGCGACGGCATTCCCGTCACCGTCCTGACCGACGGCATGGCGGGGCACCTGTTCCAGAAGCGGGAGATCGACCTCTGCGTCGTCGGCGCGGATCGCATCGCCAGGAACGGCGACACGGCGAACAAGATCGGCACCTACCAGGTCGCCGTCCTGGCGCAGGCGCACGGCGTGCCGTTCTACGTCGCCGCGCCGATTTCGACGCTCGACCCGTCCGCCTCGACGGGGGCCGACATCCCGATCGAAGAGCGCGGCCCGCTCGAGGTCACGAGCATCGGCGGCCGGCGCATCGTGCCGGAGGGGGTGCCGGTCATCCACCCCGCCTTCGACGTCACGCCGCACCGCCTGATTGCCGCGATCATCACCGAGCGCGGCGTGGCGCGGCCGCCGTACACCAGGAGCCTCGCCGCCCTGCGCGGCACCCCTTCCGCCTCCCGCCGGCCCCGCAAGCCGGTGCGCGAGGCCCGCCCGGCGCGCGGCTGA